The Pirellulales bacterium region CCCAGGAGGGCGTAACCTGGGCGCGCTTATGGCGCATCCGGTCGGTTCGACATTTGCGCGCTGGCAAGAGCTATCGGGCGCGCCGGTCGTTATGACCGAGTCAGATTCGTCCCATGGGAACCTTCACGATCTGGACGTCGACCTAATGTTCAGCACGGCTGCCAGGGAATAGAATGCGGAACGACGCCGGGGGCCACTCGAATGCATGTGTCCGATCTGCATAAATCGCTACAAGTTGGCCGAGGACTCTCGGTCGTTTTCTTCCTCGTCATCACGTCCGTGACGCACGCGTGTCTCTGGGATTGGGATACGCTTCAAATGGAGCGTCGGCGGTTTCCCGGCACGTTGGAAATGATCACCGGGAAATTCGTTCGCCACAGCCGGGCGTATTATGAATGGCGGATTCAAGACCGTACGAAGCGGATGCGCAGCCCTGCGGAAGACCCAGCCCTGGCGGATGATCTCGCCGTGGCATATTCCAAACTCGGCAGACATGCCGAGGGGATCGCGCTGCTGGAACAGGTTTTGGCAGCCCGTCCAGATCGTTATGAAACACTGGCGAATCTCGGCACGATCCACATGCTCGCCGGCGATTTGAAGGTCGGCAAGGAGTACATCGACCGAGCAGTCGTCATCAATCCCGCCGCCCATTTCGGCCGCGAAAAGTATCAGTCGTTGCTGGCCGAGTATTTTCTCACGAAACGAAAGACGCCCCACCCGGCTTCCGAATGGCCTAGCGTCATTCACCCGAAACAAGCCTGTGGCTTTGCCGAATTCGTTCTGCAGAAACAAGGGTATCAGACTAGTTATTCGAGTTTTGATGACTCGAAGGCTACTGAGAACATGAAGGCCGAATTGGCGGCTGCACAAAAAGGCGTCTTGGGCATGATGCACTTCGCCAATTATGACTCGCCATTTTTGTTGGAGGCGCTTGGTGATTTGTTGATCGCGTGGCCAACCTATGGGGACGACGCTCTCCAACTCGCGGCTAGAGCTTACTACCGAGTGGCGCAGCGATCGGATAATGAGAAAACGAAACACGAGTTCAAAATGGCCGCGGCGCTTATTTTGGAAGGCCATAAGGACTACATC contains the following coding sequences:
- a CDS encoding tetratricopeptide repeat protein, which translates into the protein MSDLHKSLQVGRGLSVVFFLVITSVTHACLWDWDTLQMERRRFPGTLEMITGKFVRHSRAYYEWRIQDRTKRMRSPAEDPALADDLAVAYSKLGRHAEGIALLEQVLAARPDRYETLANLGTIHMLAGDLKVGKEYIDRAVVINPAAHFGREKYQSLLAEYFLTKRKTPHPASEWPSVIHPKQACGFAEFVLQKQGYQTSYSSFDDSKATENMKAELAAAQKGVLGMMHFANYDSPFLLEALGDLLIAWPTYGDDALQLAARAYYRVAQRSDNEKTKHEFKMAAALILEGHKDYIDYRHANPESDRGVETGLEKLSADLNRELAEAQAYFDSIAADERRWIAEGVNVDKAFANKYYDSLEGTIEEAKRQLATERRDVRGNPYQEAANRALFIIGGIVVGFAVAVWGARFAYRRKRSTSHKQNDASAE